Proteins encoded together in one Anoxybacillus flavithermus window:
- the spoIIIAG gene encoding stage III sporulation protein AG: MKQWIEKNGLIVILFVFGLSFMIFGNVFNFSSSKQVQQEATQAVFRQSDEEKKLKQIADYEERYEQQLKEALEAIVGVGEVKVIVNVDATERNVLEKNATVQKKRTMEEDKEGGKRQIEDESTDEKIVIVRKGDEETPLVLQTKKPEIRGVLVVAKGADQVQVKKWIVEAVTRTLNVPSHRVAVLPKK; this comes from the coding sequence GTGAAACAATGGATTGAAAAAAACGGATTGATCGTCATCCTTTTCGTTTTCGGCTTATCGTTTATGATTTTTGGCAACGTGTTCAACTTTTCTTCTTCCAAACAAGTTCAGCAAGAAGCAACTCAAGCTGTATTTCGCCAATCAGATGAAGAAAAAAAATTAAAGCAAATTGCCGACTATGAAGAACGATACGAACAACAACTAAAAGAAGCGCTTGAAGCGATTGTTGGCGTTGGTGAAGTAAAAGTGATCGTAAATGTTGATGCCACAGAGCGAAACGTACTTGAAAAAAATGCAACCGTTCAAAAAAAGCGAACGATGGAAGAAGATAAAGAAGGAGGAAAGCGTCAAATCGAGGATGAATCAACAGACGAAAAAATTGTGATCGTGCGCAAAGGGGACGAAGAAACACCTCTCGTTTTGCAAACGAAAAAGCCGGAAATTCGTGGTGTGCTTGTTGTTGCGAAAGGAGCCGATCAAGTGCAAGTGAAAAAATGGATTGTCGAAGCAGTGACG